A region of Chloroflexaceae bacterium DNA encodes the following proteins:
- a CDS encoding serine hydroxymethyltransferase — protein MLEHLRASDPAIAAAIEQEARRQREGLELIASENYTSLAVMEAQGSVLTNKYAEGLPGKRYYGGCEFVDIVEQLAIERVLKLFGAPAANVQPHSGAQANIAVFTALLQPGDPILGMRLDHGGHLTHGSPVNFSGKWYQVHFYGVDPASGQIDYDDLLRKAKEVRPKLITSGASAYPRIIDFARMRQIADEVGALLMADIAHIAGLVAAGEHPSPVGHAQVITTTTHKTLRGPRGGLIMMEEELAKAINSAVFPGTQGGPLMHVIAAKAVAFGEALRPEFKTYAAQIRRNARALAEGLTRRGLKLISGGTDNHLMLVDLTGLGITGAQAQKALDRACITVNKNAIPDDPQPPMRTSGIRIGTPAVTTRGMREPEMERIAGWIVEVLERIDDTAVQERVAAEVRELCQGFPVPADAVRV, from the coding sequence ATGCTTGAGCATCTACGGGCGTCCGACCCCGCCATCGCCGCGGCCATCGAGCAGGAGGCGCGTCGCCAGCGCGAGGGCCTGGAGCTGATCGCCAGTGAAAACTACACCAGCCTGGCCGTGATGGAGGCTCAGGGTTCGGTGTTGACCAACAAGTACGCCGAGGGGCTGCCTGGCAAACGCTACTACGGCGGCTGCGAGTTTGTAGACATTGTTGAGCAACTGGCCATCGAGCGGGTGCTGAAGCTGTTTGGAGCGCCAGCGGCCAATGTGCAGCCCCATAGCGGCGCCCAGGCCAACATCGCCGTCTTCACCGCCCTGTTGCAGCCGGGCGACCCCATCCTGGGCATGCGCCTCGACCACGGCGGCCACCTGACCCACGGCAGTCCGGTGAACTTCTCCGGCAAGTGGTACCAGGTCCACTTCTATGGTGTAGACCCCGCCAGTGGACAGATCGACTATGATGACCTGCTGCGCAAGGCAAAGGAGGTGCGCCCGAAGCTGATTACCTCGGGCGCCAGCGCTTACCCGCGGATCATTGACTTCGCGCGCATGCGCCAGATTGCCGACGAAGTCGGCGCGCTGCTGATGGCCGATATCGCCCACATTGCGGGGCTGGTGGCCGCGGGCGAACATCCCAGCCCCGTGGGCCACGCCCAGGTGATCACCACCACCACCCACAAGACGCTGCGCGGCCCCCGCGGCGGGCTGATCATGATGGAAGAAGAACTGGCGAAGGCGATCAACTCGGCGGTCTTCCCCGGCACGCAGGGCGGTCCGTTGATGCATGTGATCGCCGCCAAGGCGGTGGCCTTTGGCGAGGCCCTGCGCCCTGAGTTCAAGACCTATGCCGCGCAGATCCGCCGCAACGCCCGGGCGCTGGCCGAGGGCCTGACCCGTCGGGGCCTGAAGTTGATCAGCGGCGGCACCGACAACCACCTGATGCTGGTGGACCTGACCGGCCTCGGCATTACCGGCGCCCAGGCCCAGAAGGCCCTTGATCGCGCCTGTATCACCGTCAATAAGAACGCCATCCCGGACGATCCTCAGCCGCCCATGCGCACGTCGGGCATCCGCATCGGCACGCCCGCCGTCACCACGCGGGGCATGCGCGAGCCGGAGATGGAACGCATCGCCGGCTGGATCGTCGAGGTGCTGGAGCGCATCGACGACACCGCTGTGCAGGAGCGGGTGGCCGCCGAGGTGCGGGAGCTGTGTCAGGGCTTTCCGGTGCCCGCCGACGCGGTGCGGGTGTAG
- a CDS encoding metal-dependent hydrolase: MTTIGKDVTITWVGHGTFHITTPEGKNILIDAWVDGNPACPEPLKARVRQNLAAIFLTHGHFDHIGDVQALAQDTGATLVCQFDMVPYLESKGISNEKLVGMNMGGTVSVADVYATLTVAHHSSTIYENGQIINLGAPAGYVLRFSNGFTIYHTGDTCVTMDMQIIKDLYNPDLVILPIGDHFTMDPRQGAYALKLIGARYAIPEHFGTFPVLKGTPEALAEACKEFGVTTEIIALKPGESVA, translated from the coding sequence ATGACCACGATCGGCAAAGATGTGACGATCACCTGGGTCGGCCACGGCACCTTCCACATCACGACCCCTGAGGGGAAGAACATTCTGATTGACGCCTGGGTTGACGGCAATCCCGCCTGTCCCGAGCCGCTGAAGGCCCGCGTGCGCCAGAACCTCGCGGCCATCTTCCTGACCCACGGCCATTTCGATCACATTGGCGACGTGCAGGCCCTCGCGCAGGATACCGGCGCCACTCTGGTCTGCCAGTTCGACATGGTTCCCTATCTGGAATCCAAGGGCATTTCCAATGAGAAACTGGTCGGCATGAACATGGGCGGCACGGTGAGCGTGGCCGATGTGTATGCCACCCTGACGGTCGCTCATCACTCCAGCACGATCTACGAAAACGGCCAGATCATCAACCTGGGCGCCCCGGCGGGCTATGTGCTGCGCTTTAGCAACGGCTTTACCATTTATCACACCGGGGACACCTGCGTTACTATGGATATGCAGATCATCAAAGATCTGTACAATCCTGATCTGGTTATTTTGCCAATTGGCGATCATTTCACTATGGACCCGCGCCAGGGCGCCTATGCGTTGAAATTGATCGGCGCGCGCTACGCCATCCCTGAACATTTCGGCACCTTCCCCGTCCTGAAAGGCACCCCCGAGGCCCTGGCGGAAGCGTGCAAAGAGTTTGGCGTCACGACCGAGATTATCGCCCTTAAACCGGGCGAGTCGGTGGCTTGA
- the trxA gene encoding thioredoxin has translation MAKPIVVTDADFEEKVLQADRPVVVDFWAPWCAPCRVIAPILDKLATEYEGRLTIAKINTDEEIEHASRLGIQGIPTLVIFKNGQEVGRLVGSRSEAQYREVFDKVLA, from the coding sequence ATGGCCAAGCCGATTGTAGTGACAGACGCCGATTTCGAGGAGAAGGTGCTCCAGGCCGACAGGCCGGTGGTGGTGGATTTCTGGGCGCCCTGGTGCGCTCCCTGCCGGGTGATTGCGCCCATCCTCGATAAGCTCGCCACCGAGTACGAAGGGCGCCTGACCATCGCTAAAATCAATACCGACGAAGAGATCGAGCACGCCAGCCGGCTGGGCATTCAGGGTATTCCCACGCTGGTCATCTTCAAAAACGGCCAGGAGGTCGGGCGGCTGGTCGGTTCCCGCTCCGAGGCTCAGTATCGCGAGGTGTTCGACAAGGTGCTCGCCTGA
- a CDS encoding metal-sensitive transcriptional regulator has product MVEPQAGSVRTLSPERREDILLRLRRIEGQVRGVQRMVDEGRDCREIIIQVAAIKSALASVSNQVLQCYARNCLSDDELARDQVIAELIELFQGVR; this is encoded by the coding sequence ATGGTTGAGCCGCAAGCTGGCTCTGTGCGCACCCTGTCGCCGGAGCGGCGCGAGGATATTCTGCTGCGATTGCGCCGCATCGAAGGCCAGGTGCGCGGCGTGCAGCGCATGGTTGATGAGGGTCGCGATTGTCGCGAGATTATCATCCAGGTGGCGGCAATCAAGTCGGCCCTGGCCAGCGTCAGCAATCAGGTGCTGCAGTGCTACGCCCGGAATTGCCTGAGCGACGATGAACTTGCCCGTGATCAGGTCATTGCCGAGTTGATCGAGTTGTTTCAGGGCGTGCGATGA
- a CDS encoding ParB/RepB/Spo0J family partition protein, with the protein MQLLYLDPRQLEADPDGVREDLGDIAGLAATIAERGLLQPLGVVSVGGGRYRVVYGGRRRAAAERLGLEKVPCIVLDADDPDLLLRQVIENVQREDLNDLEQARAFARLRARIAEERGRLPDHALDEAVGAAVGLSGRTVRRYLGLLELPDEVQQLIRRRELNVTQAQHLRRVANPRTQVELARFAVEEGLSAAELSRLAAYFAANPNLSLETALQALEAGEQLRTGPSGPEVQISGGPLAKTSASTVEREEADADLWVDEATDDEAGSYLGVEDETIENQPRNKARVFRIRSLDQMVDETDRLARAYAEGDVVKWVKHDEGAPFKLRLLLKQLESLTRGLRELARQQGWEVEE; encoded by the coding sequence ATGCAGTTGCTCTACCTTGATCCCCGCCAGCTTGAGGCCGACCCCGACGGCGTGCGCGAGGACCTGGGCGATATTGCCGGTCTTGCCGCCACCATCGCCGAGCGCGGCCTGTTGCAGCCGCTCGGAGTGGTCAGCGTGGGCGGCGGGCGCTACCGCGTCGTCTACGGCGGGCGGCGCCGGGCCGCCGCCGAACGCCTGGGGCTCGAGAAGGTGCCCTGCATCGTGCTTGACGCCGATGACCCCGATCTCTTGCTGCGCCAGGTGATCGAGAACGTGCAGCGGGAGGATCTGAACGACCTTGAGCAGGCGCGGGCCTTCGCCCGCCTGCGGGCGCGGATTGCCGAAGAACGGGGCCGTCTGCCCGACCACGCACTCGACGAGGCGGTCGGCGCCGCAGTGGGCCTGAGCGGGCGCACTGTGCGCCGCTACCTGGGGTTGCTCGAACTGCCCGACGAGGTGCAGCAGTTGATCCGCCGCCGCGAACTGAACGTCACCCAGGCCCAGCATCTGCGCCGCGTCGCCAACCCGCGCACTCAGGTCGAACTGGCGCGCTTCGCGGTCGAGGAGGGGCTGTCGGCGGCTGAGTTGAGCCGCCTGGCGGCCTACTTCGCCGCCAATCCGAACCTGAGCCTCGAGACGGCATTGCAGGCCCTGGAAGCGGGCGAGCAGTTGCGCACCGGCCCTTCGGGGCCAGAGGTGCAGATCAGTGGCGGGCCGCTGGCGAAAACCAGCGCGAGCACCGTGGAGCGCGAGGAAGCGGACGCCGATCTGTGGGTGGACGAAGCGACGGATGACGAGGCCGGCTCCTACCTGGGCGTTGAGGATGAGACAATCGAAAACCAGCCGCGCAACAAGGCGCGGGTGTTCCGCATCCGCTCGCTGGACCAGATGGTGGATGAGACCGACCGGCTGGCGCGGGCCTACGCCGAGGGCGACGTGGTGAAGTGGGTCAAACACGACGAGGGCGCGCCCTTCAAGTTGCGGCTGCTGCTCAAGCAACTCGAGAGCCTGACCCGCGGCTTACGGGAACTGGCGCGCCAGCAGGGCTGGGAGGTGGAGGAGTGA
- a CDS encoding diacylglycerol kinase family lipid kinase translates to MKTFVILNPAAGRGAAGRARYELEQALRRAGVDYTLVATHAPGGAVELAAQAVEQGFPCVAAAGGDGTINEVVNGILAARQAGAGDAALGLLPLGTGCDFAKMFPGFDTGGLPGMAYRLAAGRMTSVDLGAISVESGGLELRRVFINGLGAGIDAQVAVEVQNLPRLTGLAAYIVASLRALATYKPAVMSVRYDGKEVHKRLFFATVASGRWQGGGFLLTPAAKLDDERLDLCIVPKLRLDEVIRYYPRLFDGSHVELRQIITATVQQVEIASAAPFPVATDGEVLTTSARRVCVDVLPRAMRVVV, encoded by the coding sequence ATGAAGACCTTTGTCATCCTTAACCCCGCCGCGGGCCGGGGCGCCGCCGGCAGGGCGCGCTACGAGCTGGAACAGGCCCTGCGCCGCGCCGGGGTGGACTATACGCTCGTCGCCACCCATGCACCCGGCGGGGCGGTCGAACTGGCCGCACAGGCGGTCGAGCAGGGCTTTCCCTGCGTCGCCGCCGCCGGGGGCGATGGCACGATCAACGAAGTGGTCAACGGCATCCTGGCTGCCCGCCAGGCCGGCGCGGGCGACGCCGCGCTCGGATTGTTGCCGCTCGGCACCGGCTGCGACTTCGCGAAGATGTTCCCCGGCTTTGATACCGGGGGGCTGCCCGGCATGGCCTACCGCCTCGCCGCCGGGAGAATGACCAGCGTTGACCTCGGCGCGATCAGCGTTGAGAGCGGCGGCCTCGAACTGCGCCGGGTCTTCATTAACGGCCTCGGTGCGGGCATTGACGCCCAGGTTGCCGTTGAGGTGCAAAACCTGCCCCGTCTGACCGGACTTGCCGCCTACATCGTCGCCTCGCTGCGCGCCCTGGCAACCTACAAGCCTGCAGTGATGAGCGTGCGCTATGACGGCAAGGAAGTCCATAAACGGCTCTTCTTCGCCACCGTGGCCAGCGGACGCTGGCAGGGCGGCGGCTTTCTCCTTACCCCCGCGGCGAAGCTCGATGATGAACGGCTCGACCTGTGCATCGTGCCGAAACTGCGCCTCGATGAGGTGATTCGCTACTACCCCAGACTGTTCGACGGCAGTCACGTTGAGCTGCGCCAGATCATCACCGCCACCGTTCAGCAGGTCGAGATCGCCTCGGCTGCGCCCTTCCCCGTGGCCACCGACGGAGAGGTGCTGACCACCAGCGCCCGGCGCGTGTGCGTCGACGTGCTGCCGCGCGCGATGCGCGTGGTGGTGTAG
- the trpB gene encoding tryptophan synthase subunit beta, whose product MAIAPEAQRTGRFGPYGGRYVPETLMPAVTALEEAYAAASADPSFWEELTHLHRTYTGRPTPLSYAARLTAHCGGAKIYLKREDLAHTGAHKINNALGQGLLARRMGKRRVIAETGAGQHGVATATVCALLGLECVVYMGTEDMARQRPNVFRMRLLGAEVRGVESGSRTLKDAINEAMRDWVTNPDSYYLLGSALGPHPYPAMVRDFQSVIGREAREQILAAEGRLPDVILACVGGGSNAIGIFHPFLNDASVALRGVEAGGRGPRLGDHAARFLAASPGVLQGTYSYVLQDEAGQIARTHSISAGLDYASVGPEHAWLHDTGRATYTSAADEEALNAFELCARLEGIIPALESAHAVAEALKLAPRLGRDQIILVNMSGRGDKDIFTVAEALGVAI is encoded by the coding sequence ATGGCAATCGCGCCTGAGGCTCAGCGGACGGGCCGCTTTGGCCCCTATGGCGGGCGGTATGTGCCCGAGACGTTGATGCCCGCCGTAACGGCCCTGGAGGAGGCCTATGCGGCGGCATCCGCCGATCCGTCGTTCTGGGAGGAACTGACCCATCTGCACCGCACCTACACCGGGCGTCCCACGCCGCTGAGCTACGCCGCTCGGCTGACTGCGCACTGCGGAGGGGCGAAGATCTACCTCAAGCGCGAGGATCTGGCCCACACCGGCGCCCATAAGATTAACAACGCCCTGGGCCAGGGGTTGCTTGCCCGGCGCATGGGCAAGCGCCGGGTGATCGCCGAAACCGGAGCGGGCCAGCACGGCGTCGCCACTGCCACGGTTTGCGCCCTGCTGGGTCTGGAGTGTGTGGTGTACATGGGCACGGAAGACATGGCCCGGCAGCGGCCCAATGTCTTCCGCATGCGCCTGCTGGGGGCCGAGGTGCGCGGCGTGGAGAGCGGCTCGCGCACCCTCAAGGACGCCATTAATGAGGCTATGCGCGACTGGGTGACGAACCCCGATAGCTACTACCTCCTCGGCTCGGCTCTCGGCCCGCACCCCTACCCCGCTATGGTGCGCGACTTCCAGAGCGTGATCGGCCGCGAGGCTCGCGAGCAGATCCTGGCCGCCGAGGGCCGCCTGCCCGACGTGATCCTGGCCTGCGTGGGCGGCGGCTCCAACGCCATCGGCATCTTTCACCCCTTCCTCAACGACGCAAGCGTGGCGCTTCGCGGAGTAGAGGCGGGCGGGCGCGGCCCGCGCCTGGGCGACCACGCCGCCCGCTTCCTCGCCGCCAGCCCTGGAGTGCTCCAGGGCACATACTCCTACGTCTTGCAGGACGAGGCCGGGCAGATCGCTCGCACCCACTCGATCTCCGCCGGGCTGGATTACGCCAGCGTCGGCCCGGAACACGCCTGGCTCCACGACACCGGCCGCGCGACCTATACCAGCGCCGCCGACGAGGAGGCCCTCAACGCCTTCGAGTTGTGCGCGCGCCTGGAGGGCATCATTCCCGCGCTTGAAAGCGCCCACGCCGTGGCCGAGGCCCTGAAGCTCGCCCCGCGTCTGGGCCGCGACCAGATCATCCTGGTCAATATGTCCGGTCGCGGCGACAAGGATATTTTCACCGTCGCCGAGGCCCTGGGCGTGGCGATCTGA
- a CDS encoding metallophosphoesterase: MPQYAQPRTRVPAHAIIRALQVIGGAALLALALRWVFLRVRRVVLRPTDYTTPPIGPDAITPRQRRIVVSDLHLGGGDHLDDFTDDAALIAFLDHYVSGEPTELILAGDTIEFLQVRLPDLDDDEYSDAAAARRIETVIRAHAGVFAALARFVARPDAQLTLLIGNHDFELHYPAAKARLREALGLAPDDPRLRFGVSYHGGGIYIVHGNQFDGWNRFVHFDGVTEPFEVVRGTQMVKEVINDLEDEPLAIAPLIDNVKPSSALFWYLLALPQLRTPAARRFLARGVAGFLQVVAWPEPHQMPITGEGPGGMLSAPALRGFWRWTAGIRRGRVARHREVARQVGMVASAVEPPGEMIDQVQSEATRQAAREVRAFNDRCAREMLRIARSPAHRDDTLFICGHTHLAGIVPLGMGQYYINTGTWTEIIYDIATMRRQEQRFPFLEITYPDGPQPRARLLVWIDPETPPQPWREGAILRLPRHGPRPTSQTAADRV, encoded by the coding sequence TTGCCGCAGTACGCTCAGCCTAGAACACGCGTCCCGGCGCATGCGATCATCCGCGCCCTGCAGGTCATCGGCGGGGCAGCCCTGCTTGCGCTGGCGTTGCGCTGGGTCTTTCTCCGCGTGCGCCGGGTAGTGCTGCGACCCACGGACTATACTACGCCCCCCATCGGCCCGGACGCCATCACTCCCCGGCAGCGCCGGATTGTGGTGAGCGATCTGCATCTGGGAGGCGGCGACCACCTCGATGATTTCACCGATGATGCGGCGCTGATCGCCTTCCTCGACCACTATGTCTCCGGCGAACCTACGGAACTGATCCTGGCGGGGGATACAATCGAATTTCTCCAGGTGCGCCTGCCCGACCTTGACGATGATGAATACAGTGACGCCGCCGCCGCGCGGCGCATTGAGACGGTGATCCGCGCTCACGCCGGGGTGTTCGCCGCACTGGCGCGCTTCGTCGCCCGACCCGACGCGCAACTTACGCTATTGATCGGCAACCATGACTTTGAGTTGCACTACCCTGCCGCCAAGGCGCGCCTGCGCGAGGCCCTCGGTCTTGCGCCCGACGACCCGCGGCTGCGCTTCGGGGTGAGCTACCACGGGGGCGGCATCTACATCGTGCACGGCAATCAGTTTGACGGCTGGAACCGCTTCGTCCACTTCGACGGTGTTACCGAGCCGTTTGAGGTGGTGCGCGGCACCCAGATGGTCAAAGAGGTGATCAATGACCTGGAGGACGAACCGCTGGCCATCGCCCCCTTGATTGACAATGTCAAACCTTCCTCGGCGCTGTTCTGGTACCTGCTGGCGCTGCCACAGTTGCGCACGCCGGCGGCGCGGCGCTTTCTGGCCCGCGGGGTGGCCGGCTTCCTGCAAGTGGTAGCCTGGCCCGAACCCCACCAGATGCCGATCACCGGCGAAGGCCCCGGCGGCATGCTCAGCGCCCCGGCGCTGCGCGGCTTCTGGCGCTGGACGGCGGGCATCCGTCGCGGGCGCGTGGCCCGCCATCGTGAAGTGGCGCGCCAGGTGGGCATGGTCGCCAGCGCGGTGGAACCGCCCGGCGAGATGATTGACCAGGTGCAGAGCGAAGCGACCCGCCAGGCGGCGCGCGAGGTGCGCGCCTTCAACGACCGCTGCGCCCGCGAAATGCTGCGCATCGCCCGCAGTCCCGCCCATCGAGACGATACGCTGTTCATCTGTGGACACACCCACCTGGCCGGTATTGTGCCCCTCGGTATGGGCCAGTACTATATCAATACCGGCACCTGGACCGAAATCATCTACGATATTGCCACCATGCGCCGCCAGGAACAGCGCTTTCCCTTTCTTGAGATCACCTATCCCGATGGCCCGCAGCCGCGGGCGCGCCTGCTGGTGTGGATCGATCCCGAAACGCCGCCCCAGCCCTGGCGCGAAGGGGCGATATTGCGCCTGCCCCGGCACGGGCCGCGGCCAACCTCGCAGACCGCCGCTGATCGGGTATAA
- a CDS encoding phosphoribosylanthranilate isomerase — MIVKICGLRRADHASAAAAAGADWIGLVFAASKRRVSVAEASAIATALRERPTPPPLLAGLFVNESPATIAAVARAVGLDLIQLSGDEPVEYADVLPLPVLKAVRLTGAPVEQAWIARAQREQPERQAISARTPPRVLLLVDAHVPGAYGGTGAPADWSRAAALAAETPLILAGGLHAANVARAIATVRPVGVDVSSGVETDGVKDPAKIEAFIAAVRSA, encoded by the coding sequence GTGATTGTCAAGATCTGCGGCCTGCGCCGCGCTGACCACGCCAGCGCCGCCGCGGCCGCCGGAGCGGACTGGATCGGTCTGGTCTTCGCGGCGAGCAAACGGCGGGTGAGTGTAGCCGAAGCCAGCGCCATCGCCACGGCGTTGCGCGAGCGCCCCACTCCCCCGCCGTTGCTTGCCGGCCTCTTTGTGAACGAATCCCCTGCTACGATCGCTGCTGTCGCCCGCGCCGTGGGTCTTGATCTGATCCAGTTGAGCGGCGATGAGCCGGTCGAGTACGCCGACGTGCTGCCCCTGCCCGTCCTGAAGGCCGTGCGCCTTACCGGCGCGCCTGTTGAGCAAGCCTGGATCGCGCGGGCGCAGCGCGAACAGCCGGAACGGCAGGCGATCTCCGCCCGTACACCGCCCCGGGTGCTGCTGCTGGTGGATGCGCACGTGCCGGGGGCCTATGGAGGCACCGGCGCGCCGGCCGACTGGTCGCGGGCCGCCGCGCTCGCCGCCGAGACGCCGCTGATCCTGGCGGGGGGCCTGCATGCTGCCAATGTCGCCCGGGCCATTGCCACGGTACGGCCAGTCGGAGTTGATGTGAGCAGCGGCGTCGAAACCGACGGGGTCAAGGATCCAGCCAAGATCGAGGCCTTCATTGCCGCAGTACGCTCAGCCTAG
- a CDS encoding NYN domain-containing protein — protein MYEQRRPDVAVFIDFENVYVSVRDKLNANPNFEAIMDRCGDLGRVVISRAYADWYRYPRVTSALYANAIEPIYVATYYYDKDMGRTGRAIKNSVDMNLCIDAMKTLFTNPNISRFVLVTGDRDFIPLVNSIRQQGKEVYIIGIGGAASTHLAQSADEFLFYEQLVGKTPSGSAAATAIASRATELNRSIEAALESPREPVVDPSASPGAPAAEPDIYDVLVEAIHLVRKRGYVSTLGSIKLVMKELMGGDFKESRYRDLNGRPFAKFKDFVLDAEKRGKVQIFTNGTVNEVFLPGEDPYKLSQFAAALSEEPPVEPVADTSVFSNGRKETSSAISAAMAVESSPTPGGRRRRRRSRRSQNAAAPAEALDVQACEADLDELEYTPPLEEEVQAPGEDIFTLDELEHAVDDLPLGVEHLAEEFVSIVEDVTEESDDLVEFAPPEPEDLLSEVSPAEFAGAVVEEFLPDAPSEAAAEAVAIAEAAPPAIQEGVVELLTSAEPAEATAETAHESDEGGDAFEALEPIVFSDEEWTIFREMMASFSRPVSFQQIFDTLRERRKEHNLVRTNEQLRSMVKQAINSGMLERSGRGKRVYYTLKAE, from the coding sequence ATGTACGAGCAACGGCGACCCGACGTCGCAGTCTTCATTGACTTCGAGAACGTCTACGTTAGTGTCCGCGACAAGCTGAACGCCAATCCGAATTTCGAGGCGATTATGGACCGCTGCGGCGATCTTGGCCGCGTGGTCATCTCTCGAGCTTACGCTGACTGGTACCGCTACCCCCGCGTCACGAGCGCCCTGTACGCCAACGCGATCGAGCCGATCTACGTGGCGACCTACTACTACGACAAGGATATGGGGCGCACCGGCCGGGCAATCAAGAACAGCGTCGACATGAATCTGTGTATCGACGCGATGAAGACGCTGTTCACCAATCCAAATATCAGCCGGTTCGTGCTGGTTACCGGCGACCGCGATTTCATCCCGCTGGTCAACAGCATTCGCCAGCAGGGGAAGGAAGTCTATATCATCGGCATCGGCGGGGCGGCAAGCACGCACCTGGCCCAGAGCGCCGATGAGTTTTTGTTTTACGAGCAACTGGTTGGCAAAACGCCCAGTGGTTCCGCCGCCGCCACGGCAATTGCCAGCCGCGCTACTGAGCTGAACCGCAGTATCGAAGCGGCGCTCGAATCGCCGCGCGAACCGGTCGTTGACCCCTCCGCGTCGCCGGGCGCGCCCGCCGCCGAACCCGACATCTACGATGTGCTGGTGGAAGCGATCCACCTGGTGCGCAAGCGTGGCTATGTCTCCACCCTCGGTTCGATCAAACTGGTGATGAAGGAGCTTATGGGCGGCGACTTCAAGGAGAGCCGCTACCGCGATCTCAACGGGCGTCCTTTCGCAAAGTTCAAGGACTTTGTGCTGGACGCCGAGAAACGCGGCAAGGTGCAGATCTTTACCAATGGCACCGTCAACGAGGTCTTCCTTCCCGGCGAGGACCCGTATAAGCTCTCCCAGTTCGCCGCCGCCCTCAGCGAGGAACCGCCGGTCGAGCCGGTGGCGGATACGAGCGTTTTCAGCAATGGGCGCAAGGAGACCTCGAGCGCCATCAGCGCCGCGATGGCGGTCGAATCCAGCCCCACGCCCGGCGGGCGTCGCCGGCGCCGGCGCTCGCGCCGCAGCCAGAATGCCGCTGCCCCGGCGGAAGCTCTCGATGTGCAGGCGTGTGAGGCGGATCTCGATGAACTGGAGTATACGCCGCCGCTTGAGGAGGAGGTGCAGGCGCCGGGAGAGGACATCTTCACCCTCGATGAACTCGAGCACGCCGTTGATGATCTCCCCCTCGGCGTTGAACATCTGGCCGAGGAGTTCGTCTCTATCGTCGAGGACGTGACGGAGGAAAGCGACGACCTTGTCGAGTTCGCGCCGCCTGAGCCTGAGGACCTCCTCTCTGAAGTCTCACCCGCAGAGTTCGCTGGCGCGGTGGTGGAGGAGTTTTTGCCGGACGCGCCATCCGAGGCCGCGGCAGAAGCGGTCGCCATAGCCGAAGCAGCGCCCCCCGCAATTCAGGAGGGAGTGGTCGAGTTGCTGACCTCGGCTGAACCTGCCGAGGCCACGGCCGAAACCGCGCATGAAAGCGATGAGGGCGGTGATGCGTTCGAAGCGCTCGAACCGATCGTGTTTAGCGACGAGGAATGGACGATCTTTCGGGAGATGATGGCCAGTTTTAGCCGGCCCGTCTCCTTCCAACAGATCTTCGACACGCTTCGCGAACGGCGCAAGGAGCATAATCTGGTCCGTACCAATGAGCAGTTGCGCTCAATGGTCAAGCAGGCAATCAACTCCGGCATGCTCGAGCGGAGCGGGCGCGGAAAGCGGGTCTACTATACGCTGAAGGCGGAGTAA